GCACCGATCAGCTTGAGCGGGTCGCTGGCGAGGAAGTGCACGGAACTCACCGCAACGTCGTGCCCCGCCCACAGCTTGGCGAGGCCGGCCTGGTCGAGCACGTCGCCCTTGGTCGGCGTGACATTCGGCAGAGCCGCGATCTTGTCGGGATTGCGGGCGATGGCCGTGACCGCGTGGCCGCGGCGCGACAGTTCCTTGGTGATCTCCGACCCGGCCCGGCCCGAGGCGCCGGCGACTGAGATTTTCATGGAAGGCTCCTTTGCTTCTATAGTAACTATCGGTGACTAGATATCGCAAAGAATGCTGGTGTTAAGAGAGCACTTTGTGCTTACCTGATTACGCCGGAGTAACCCGCGTAACCGCCGGAACGGAAATGGATCTGAGGACCCCAATGATGAAACCCGACGTCTATGCAGCGAACTGCCCCACGCGCCAGATCCTCGATCGCGTCGGCGACAAATGGGCGGTGCTGATCCTGTTGCTGCTGCGCGAGGAGCCGATGCGCTTCAATCAGTTGCGCCGGACGATTGAAGGCATTTCGCAGAAGATGCTGAGCCAGGTTCTCAAATCGCTCGAACGCGACGGCCTGATCAAGCGCCGCGCCATCGCGACCGTGCCTGTGACGGTGGAGTATTCGATCACGCAGCTCGGCATAACCCTCGCCGCCGCAGTCGATCCCCTGCGCGACTGGGCCGAGCAAAATCTGAAAGACGTCCTCGCCGCCCAGCGCCGCTACGACGCGCAGCTGAAGGATGAAGCGGCTTAACAGGACGAGTGGCAGACCCGTCATCCTGGGGTGCGAGTGGCGCGATGCAAAGCATCGCGCCGGGAGCCTCGAAGGATGTACGGCCGAGATGCTTCAGCGGGGCCGTCGCCCTTCGAGGGCCGCTGGAGAAGCGGCCACCTCAGGCGACAACGGCTTCGCCGTTGCGCGGGGGTGACGGATAACGATCAGGCCTGCCCGGCCTTGGCCAGCTCGACCTCGACGCGCAGCTCGATCTCGGCAAGCACGGCATCCAGTCCGGCATCGCCCGAGGACGACTTCAAATTCGCCGCCGCATCGCGCAGCCGCATCACGGTCGAGGCGTCGAGATTGCCGGAGAGAAGCCCCATCTTGAGATCGTCGAGCACGTCGAGCGCGGTCTTGCCGCGGGCGACCGAGCGCTTGCGGCGCTCGACCGGATCCTCCTCGATGCCTTGCAGCGCGATCAGCGCGTCGATATTGCCGGCAGCCTTCGGTGCGGCGGCGCTCCGCGTCTCCTGCGCCGACGAGGTGTCGGGCAGCACGAAGGTGCCCGAGCCCGTTCGCCTGGCCTGGCTGGCCGGCGCTCCAAGCGTGGTGCCGTTCGGTCCGTAGATGCGCATCGGAAGCAATCCGGGTGATCGATGCCTCACCTTCGCTGTTTTATGGTTAACGGGACGTAAACAGCCCGGCAAAATCTGCCGACATGCGGCAGTTTCGCTCCTCAGAGACAACGGCCGCTGACACCGGTCGAAACAGATTTATTCAACCTATTCAGCGATCTAGCTCCACTGCGCCGGGTTGGCACAGCGCTCGCAAGGAAAGCGTCGGACCAGCTCGTCATGGGAGTGTCGCAGAAGGTCCTTCGATTTGAGGAGGCTTTTTGAGGGGCCTTGGGGAGCAGAGAATGCCAGGCGTTCGTTGGGTGAGGATTGTTGGGGTGGCCTGCGCCGCGCTGTCGGCGCTGGCGCTGTCGGTCAGTTCGGCGGCTGCGACCTCGCGCATCAAGGACCTCGCCAACATCGAAGGCGTGCGGCAGAACCAGCTCATCGGCTACGGCCTCGTCGTCGGCCTCAACGGCACCGGCGACACGCTCAACAACATCCCCTTCACCAAGCAGTCGCTGCAAGCGATGCTCGAGCGCATGGGCGTCAACATCCGCGGCGCCACCATCCGCACCGGCAACGTCGCCGCGGTGATGGTCACGGGCAATCTGCCGGCCTTCGCCACGCAAGGCACGCGCATGGACGTCACCGTCTCCGCGCTCGGCGATGCCAAGAACCTCCAGGGCGGCACCCTCCTCGTCACGCCCCTGCTCGGTGCCGACGGCAACGTCTATGCGGTGGCACAGGGCTCGCTCGCGATCTCCGGCTTCCAGGCCGAAGGCGAAGCTGCAAAAATCGTGCGCGGCGTGCCGACCGTGGGCCGCATCGCCAACGGCGCCATCATCGAGCGCGAGATCGAGTTCGCGCTCAACCGGCTGCCGAACGTGCGCCTGGCGCTGCGCAATGCCGATTTCACCACCGCCAAACGGATCGCAGCGGCGATCAACGACTATCTCGGCGTCAAGACCGCTGAGCCGATCGATCCCTCGACGGTGCAGCTTTCGATCCCGCCGGAGTTCAAGGGCAACGTCGTCGCCTTCCTCACCGAGATCGAGCAGCTCCAGGTCGACCCTGATCTGGCCGCCAAGATCATCATCGACGAACGCAGCGGCATCATCGTGATGGGCCGCGACGTCCGCGTCGCCACCGTCGCGGTGGCGCAGGGCAACCTCACGGTCACGATCTCGGAGAGCCCGCAGGTCAGCCAGCCCAACCCACTGTCACGCGGCCGCACCGTGGTCGCGCCGCGTAGCAGCGTCTCCGTCACCGAGGACGGCAGGAAACTGGCTCTCGTCAAGGACGGCGTCTCGCTCCAGCAGCTCGTCGACGGCCTCAACGGCCTCGGCATCGGCCCGCGCGATCTCATCAGCATCCTCCAGGCGATCAAGGCCGCCGGCGCGATCGAAGCCGACATCGAGGTGATGTGATGCAGACGAGCACGATCAACACCCCGCACCTCACCACCTACTCCCCGGCCTTCTCCGTCGAGAGCCGGAACGGCCGCCCCGATTTCGAGCTCGCCGCCGCGCTGCAGAAGGTCTCGCCGCAGCAGCAGGCCAAGGCGCAGAAGACCGCCACCGATTTCGAGGCGATGTTCCTCAACAGCATGTTCTCGCAGATGACCTCGGGCCTGAAGGGCGAAGGCCCATTCGGCGACACGCCGGGCACCGGCGTGTGGCGCTCGATGCTGACCGAGCAATATTCCAAGAACTTCGCCAAGGCCGGCGGCGTCGGCGTTGCCACCGAGGTCTACCGCACCCTGATCATGCAGCAGGCGAAAACCATCCGCACGGCATAAGGTCAAAACGAGATGAACCAATTCACCGCCGCACGTCAGCCGATGCCAGCGCAGCGCCCGAACACCGCGCCCGGCAGCATTGAAGCGCGCAAGCTCGCCGAGAACCTGATGGATGCGATGAACGCCCTGCTCGGCCTGATCGAACGCGAGACCGAGCTCGTCCGTGCCGGCAAGGTCCGCGAGGCGATGACGCTCGAGAGCAGGAAGCAGGAGCTGTCGAAGAACTATGTCGTCGCCGTCAGTGAATTAAAGGCCAACCAGGCCCAGCTGGCGAAATCCGCACCCGAGCTGCTCTCGACGCTGCATCGTCATCACGACGCGTTCCGCGCCATGCTCCAGGTCAATCTCACGGTGCTTGCCACCGCACATGCGGTCTCCGAGAGCGTCGTGCGGGGCGTCAACGCCGAGATCCAGAAGCGCAACGTCCCGAACACCTATACGGCCGCAGGACGCCGCGCCGCTCCCGGCCCGCGCCACATCACGCCGCTCGCGGTCAGCCGCTCGCTCTGAGCGCGCGCAACAACAAGCGACAATTTTACGAAAAACCGCGCGGCGATCTCGTCGCGCGGTTAGGCACGTTTCCTTACCCGGTCTTCAATCCTGGTGTTCCATGGTTGCGCATTGAGAGGGGTTGGGATTTGACTCGCGTAAGGCAACCAGGAGGCTGCCATGAGTACAGATTTCAGCATCCGGCCGGTGGGGATACCGGCCCCCGCGCAGATCGTGACGACGTCGAATTCGGCGGCGAACGAGGCCGTGCAAACTGATTTGCCGGTGAGCCAGACGGTCGCCGCGAGCGATACCAGCGCGGCCGTGCGCAATGATCTCCAGAACAATCAGAACATCTCGCGCCAGGTCGTGTTCGACCAGGCGGCCGCCTCGTTCGTTTTTCAGGTGGTCAACGAGAAGACCGACGCAGTGGTCAACCAGTTTCCCGACGAGGCGATGCTGCGCCGGCGGGCTTACTTCCATGCGGAGGATCTGAAGGCCCAGCCCTCGCGTCCGCTCAATACGGACCTCAGCGCCTGACGATCAGGTGTCGCGCATAGCAAGCGCGGTGCCGAGATAGGTTGAGCCGGTCGCGGGGAGCACCGTCCTTACGGGCGGCCGGACAGACCGGCGGCAATGTTGCGGTTGATCTCGATCAGCGGACGGAAGTGATCGAACTGCGGGCTCATCTGGAGCGCGGCGGTCTGGCTCAGCACGAACACGCTGATATTGGCGATCTTCTGCCGGACGTCGAGCGGCTGCGGATTGGTGTCGCGCATCGCCTCGCTGAGGAAGATCGTCCAGAGCTTGCGATTGAACATCAGCGCCTGCATGGTCTGCTCGCTGAGCGGATCGGCGCTGTTGACGGCATCCTGAAGCTTGTTGGCGGCCTTCAGCAGGGTTTGCGCTTCGATGTCCCGGGGAGAGGCGGTGGTCGTTGCGACACGCGCGTAAGCCGAGGCAGCGGAATTCGACATCAATCACACCTTGGAGGTTTACCTAGCCCGTTGAACGCGCTTAAGGATTTCTTTCCCAACCCTAGGCAGCACCGCTTAAGATTTGCTTACGTGTCTGCTTGGAAGCCCTCCGGACTATTACGGGTCGCGGAGTCCTTCGTCATCGCGAAGCTAGATGTGCACATGCGCGCTGTAAACACGTCTCGCATGATGCGCATCGATCTCGGCTAATCCTGCCTTAGCGATCTCCATAAAAACGGCGGAGCATGAGCTCCGCCGCGACGTTACGATTCAATTTCTTACGCCGCGAGACTAGCGGAGCAGCTGGAGCACGCTCTGCTGCGACTGGTTGGCGAGCGACAGCGCGGAGACCGCGATCGACTGGCGGGTCGACAGCGCCTGGCTGTTGGCCGCTTCCTCGTTGGTGTCGGCCAGCGTCAGGTTGGACGAGCCGGTCTGCAGCACGTTGATCAGGTTCTTCGAGAAGTCCTGACGCACCTGCACGATCGAGAGGTTGGAGCCGAGCGCGGAACCTTCCGAGCGCAGCGTGCTTGAGGCCGCATT
The genomic region above belongs to Bradyrhizobium arachidis and contains:
- a CDS encoding flagellar basal body P-ring protein FlgI; amino-acid sequence: MPGVRWVRIVGVACAALSALALSVSSAAATSRIKDLANIEGVRQNQLIGYGLVVGLNGTGDTLNNIPFTKQSLQAMLERMGVNIRGATIRTGNVAAVMVTGNLPAFATQGTRMDVTVSALGDAKNLQGGTLLVTPLLGADGNVYAVAQGSLAISGFQAEGEAAKIVRGVPTVGRIANGAIIEREIEFALNRLPNVRLALRNADFTTAKRIAAAINDYLGVKTAEPIDPSTVQLSIPPEFKGNVVAFLTEIEQLQVDPDLAAKIIIDERSGIIVMGRDVRVATVAVAQGNLTVTISESPQVSQPNPLSRGRTVVAPRSSVSVTEDGRKLALVKDGVSLQQLVDGLNGLGIGPRDLISILQAIKAAGAIEADIEVM
- a CDS encoding flagellar assembly protein FliX, whose product is MRIYGPNGTTLGAPASQARRTGSGTFVLPDTSSAQETRSAAAPKAAGNIDALIALQGIEEDPVERRKRSVARGKTALDVLDDLKMGLLSGNLDASTVMRLRDAAANLKSSSGDAGLDAVLAEIELRVEVELAKAGQA
- the flgJ gene encoding flagellar assembly peptidoglycan hydrolase FlgJ — encoded protein: MQTSTINTPHLTTYSPAFSVESRNGRPDFELAAALQKVSPQQQAKAQKTATDFEAMFLNSMFSQMTSGLKGEGPFGDTPGTGVWRSMLTEQYSKNFAKAGGVGVATEVYRTLIMQQAKTIRTA
- a CDS encoding winged helix-turn-helix transcriptional regulator, which produces MKPDVYAANCPTRQILDRVGDKWAVLILLLLREEPMRFNQLRRTIEGISQKMLSQVLKSLERDGLIKRRAIATVPVTVEYSITQLGITLAAAVDPLRDWAEQNLKDVLAAQRRYDAQLKDEAA
- the flaF gene encoding flagellar biosynthesis regulator FlaF; amino-acid sequence: MSNSAASAYARVATTTASPRDIEAQTLLKAANKLQDAVNSADPLSEQTMQALMFNRKLWTIFLSEAMRDTNPQPLDVRQKIANISVFVLSQTAALQMSPQFDHFRPLIEINRNIAAGLSGRP